The Besnoitia besnoiti strain Bb-Ger1 chromosome IV, whole genome shotgun sequence genome contains a region encoding:
- a CDS encoding hypothetical protein (encoded by transcript BESB_054610), whose amino-acid sequence MESIVCEVAQKTVLTIVDEFISLGEDSPLDRTAEILQIALLSCEAKRAAAKGFSSARVLSGSSKGGGVIVNGRVLEDGRTTTADVGSICASRSSSGGQTSGGTRRGQSGPVLGGGLHFAAPRVLVPPENLKNPSSFLKIYGDPLCFAGSRGLVAGCRGNWKCTKCGTVNFPRRFRCKQCDAERDEEGHRIVLEYAKSVYQQYLAEGFWPVNRGDNDAPPAMTLYASPRACRRLKNTAGGEPHRWRWRRRGAGGACSKSQNGGSGSAAAGTPARTSRSDQDNSNCRDEEIILAPRDGGGNRLESRRDVHVGGEGERMLARGDSIQSQRR is encoded by the coding sequence ATGGAGAGCATTGTGTGCGAAGTGGCACAGAAAACTGTCCTTACCATCGTTGACGAGTTCATATCTCTAGGCGAGGACTCTCCTCTCGACCGTACCGCTGAGATTCTACAAATCGCGTTGCTGTCGTGCGAAGCGAAAAGAGCAGCTGCCAAAGGTTTCAGCAGTGCCCGGGTCTTGTCAGGCTCTTCCAAAGGAGGCGGTGTGATAGTAAACGGGCGAGTTCTGGAGGATGGTAGGACGACAACCGCCGATGTGGGCTCTATCTGCGCGTCAAGGAGCAGCTCTGGTGGCCAAACGTCGGGAGGGACACGCCGTGGACAGTCAGGACCGGTACTTGGTGGTGGGCTGCATTTCGCCGCACCCCGCGTGCTGGTGCCACCTGAGAACTTGAAAAATCCCTCGTCATTCTTGAAAATATACGGGGACCCCCTCTGTTTCGCAGGATCGCGTGGCTTGGTTGCCGGTTGTCGAGGGAACTGGAAATGCACCAAATGCGGTACGGTAAACTTCCCTCGGCGATTCCGTTGTAAGCAGTGCGACGCAGAAAGGGATGAAGAAGGCCACCGTATCGTGCTTGAGTATGCGAAGAGCGTTTATCAGCAGTATCTGGCAGAAGGTTTTTGGCCAGTTAATCGTGGCGACAAtgacgcgcctcccgcgaTGACTCTCTACGCAAGCCCGCGGGCGTGCCGTCGCCTCAAGAACACGGCTGGGGGAGAGCCTCACAGGTGGCGCTGGAGACGCCGTggagcaggcggcgcttGTAGCAAAAGCCAAAATGGCGGAAGCGGGTCTGCTGCGGCCGGGACTCCAGCGAGGACTTCCAGAAGTGATCAAGACAACTCTAACTGTAGAGACGAAGAGATAATCTTAGCACCGCGCGACGGTGGAGGTAACAGATTGgaaagccgcagagacgTGCATGTAGGGGGCGAAGGAGAACGAATGCTTGCCCGTGGAGACAGCATCCAATCTCAGCGGCGATAA